The Pectobacterium wasabiae CFBP 3304 DNA segment CGCTTTCCGATAATGTCGGACGTATGCGAGTGATTAGCTTTACGCTGTTTGTGACGATTTTGGCGGTGTCTGTGATGACCTTCCTGCCGCTTAGTCCAATTCTGTTCTTTATTTGTGTCAGCGCGATTGCCTTCTGCTTTGGTGGCAATATCACGGTATTCCCAGCGATTGTCGGCGACTTCTTTGGCCTGAAAAATCACAGCAAAAACTACGGCGTGATTTATCAGGGATTCGGTATCGGCGCGTTGTCTGGCTCATTTATCGCCGCACAACTCGGGGGCTTCCATGCCACATTTATGGCAATCATTATTATGTCTATCATCTCGCTGCTGATTACCCTGTGGGTCAAACCGCCTAAGCATCAGCCTGTTGCTGCCTCAATGCATGCAGACATGGCACACGCACAAAGTTAATAAAATACCACGCTAACAGCATTTCGCGCTGGGCATGCCACATGCTGCCCAGCGCGACGTTTTTCCTCTTTCCTGTCACAAAACACCTTCACTTCATCTGCTGAAATATCACGATACAGTTCGCCACTTTCACCGTCATCTACGTGTCACAGGCGAACCCTAGCGTCGTTATCGGTACGTCTTTTTCTGAAGCAGGCTTCCTTAAAAGCAACTGTTCTTAAAATAACTTTCCTTAAATACGATTTTCTTTAAAAACAATTTTCCTTAAAAACAAAGAGTAACCGGAGAAAATACCATGATGATTCGGTTTAGGTTCATATCTGTTTTTTTGATGCTGTTGAGTATGGTTTTACTTGTCCCTCTGTCTGCCAGAGCGGCGGTTGAACTGACATTCTGGCATGGCATGGATAGCAACCTGAACACGGAATTGATACGGCTGGTCAATCGGTTTAACGCCTCTCAGACGACGTATCATGTTGAACCTATCTATAAAGGCAGCTATGAGCAGACACTGGCTGCGGGTATTGCCGCTTATCGCACCGGTAACGCGCCGGATATTTTGCAAGTTTATGATGTCGGTACGCCGAATATGATACACAGCGGGGCGATTGTCCCGGTGTATGACCTGTTTAAGCAAGTCGGTATCGACAATGATGAAAAGGCCTTTCTGCCTGCGGTGGCGCTGTTTTATAGCGACAGCCAAACCGGACATCTGATTTCCCAGCCGTTCAACAGTTCAACCCCCGTTCTCTACTACAACAAAGATGCCTTTATCAAAGCGGGACTCGATCCCGATAAGCCCCCCGAACGTGGAATGAGCTTGAGTATGATGCGGCGCGACTGCGTCAGAGTGGGATGACATGTGGCTATACGAATGCGGGGCAGCAGGGCTGGATATTGCTGGAAGCGTTTAGCGTGTGGAACGGGCTGCCGATTGCGACCAAAAACAATGGCTTCGACGGTGTCGATACGCATTTGCTGGTTAACGGTCCGTTGCAGGTTGCACATATCAGCCAGCTTGCGGAGATGATGAAGAAGAAGGAATTCAGCTATTTCGGCCGCAATGACGAGGGGACGGCACGTTTTTATAACGGCGATTGCGGCATATTGACGACCTCATCGGGCGGGTTACGCAAGATTCAGAATTATGCCAAATTTCATTATGGTGTAGGCATGCTGCCTTACAGCGAAGAAGCTAAAGATGCGCCGCAGAATACGTTTATTGGAGGGGCGAGTCTCTGGGTTATGAAGGGGAAAGCGACATCGCATTATCAAGGGATCGCTAAATTCTTGCATTTCCTGACGCTGCCGGAAAATGCCGCCGAATGGCATCAGATGACGGGCTATTTGCCAGTGACGCAGTCCGCTTACGATCTGACGCGCGAGCAGGGGTTTTATGTCCGATACCCCGGCAGTGATGTTGCCATGAAACAGATAACCAATAAGCCACCGTTGCCTTATACGCGCGGGTTTCGATTAGGCAATATGCCGCAAATTCGCACCATCATGGATGAAGAGTTGGAGAAAGTCTGGGCTGAGCAGGAAACGCCACAGCAGGCGTTAGACAATGTGGTTTCGCGTGGCGATCTTCTGTTGCAGCATTTTGCGCAGTCGGTTTCTCGTCATCCCTGATATTTCTCGGCTATGTGGAGTTTTCGACTGATGACAAAGCAACGTAAAGGCCTGACTCAGGAATTGATTGCAGCGCAAAACACGACGGTCTTGACAGTAGCACATCGCGGCGTCTGGGCATCGGCACCGGAAAATTCGCTGGCGGCGCTGCGCGAAGCCATTCGATTGGGTGTTGATATCGTGGAGATAGATGCACAATTAACGGCTGATAGCCATGTTGTCGTGATTCATGATGACACTCTTGATCGTACAAGCAATATGAGGGGAGAGGTTGGCAAGATGATGCTGGCGGATATTCGCCAGGCTCGTCTACGGGGGAGTGACGGCAACTCGACATGGCCGTTAAGTAACGAAAAAGTCCCGCTATTGTACGAGGTTCTTGAAGAGGCACGTGGGCGCATTGTTATCAATGTGGATGTTAAACATGAGCGCGAATTTGGTGTTATTGCCCGCGATATTCGCGATAAAGGTCTCAGTGCGGGCGCGATCATGAAAAGTCCGGTTAATCTTGCTTCTGCCTGTTTTCCTCTTGTCTCGCCGTCGCCGGATTCCCAGATACCGTACATGCCGTTGATCCAACTTCAACGGGGAAAAACCGTCGAAATTCTGCGGCAGATTGACGACGTTGGCGTTGCCATAGTAGAGGCCAATTTTGATCATATTGATACATTGATTGAAGCGCATGTTGAATTTCAACGGCTTGGCGTGCGGATCTGGGTGAACACGCTAGATTGCGCGCATCCACTTGATTACAGCGATACGTGCGCCTTAGTCGATCCTGATGCCGTATGGGGAGCACTCATTCAGGCTGGCGTCGGTGCGATTCAGGTCGATCATGCCGCAGCATTTATCGATTTTCGGTCAACGCTATTGCGCTGATCTATCAGAGTTACCCGCAGGCAGGATGCCGCTTTCCTCTTGAAAAATGTAAAGTTATGTGGATTTAGTCACTGAAAAGTTAAGAATACTTGAAAATACCACGACAACCCATACGATGTATGGTGTTGCAACTTTATTTTTCTGCGAGAGGAAATCAGACCTTTATGATGCGTATTGCGCTTTTCCTGATCACCAACCTGGCGGTGATGTTGGTTTTCGGGCTGGTACTCAGCCTGACGGGAATTCAGTCCAGCAGTGTCCAGGGCTTAATGATTATGGCTGGGCTGTTTGGCTTTGGCGGTGCGTTTGTTTCACTGCTGATGTCTAAATGGATGGCGTTGCGGTCCGTTGGCGGTGAGGTCATTGAACAACCACGTAACGAAACTGAACGGTGGTTGGTTGAAACGGTTCGTTCACAGTCACAGCAGGCTGGGATCGCGATGCCACAGGTGGCCATTTACCATGCGCCAGATATCAATGCGTTCGCGACGGGAGCTCGTCGTGATGCGTCGCTGGTGGCGGTGAGCACTGGTTTGCTGCAAAACATGAGCCGTGACGAGGCCGAAGCGGTTATCGCGCATGAAATTAGCCATATCGCGAATGGTGACATGGTGACAATGACGCTGGTTCAGGGGGTAGTAAACACCTTCGTTATTTTTATCTCTCGCCTGATCGCTCAGGTCGTTTCTGGTTTCCTGTCCGGTAGCCGCGATGAAGGGGAAAGCAGCAGTGGCAACCTGCTGGTTTATTTTGCAGTCGCCACCGTGCTGGAATTGGTGTTTGGTATTCTTGCCAGTATTATCACCATGTGGTTCTCACGCTATCGTGAATTCCATGCGGATGCAGGCTCTGCCAAGCTGGTGGGGCGTGAAAAAATGATCGCTGCACTGCAACGCTTGAAGACCAGCTACGAACCGCAGGAAGAGGGCAGCATGATGGCTTTCTGCATTAACGGAAAATCGAAATCCTTCAGCGAACTGTTCATGTCACACCCACCGTTGGATAAGCGTATCGAAGCGTTGCGTTCCGGTGAGTACCTGAAGTAATTCACGATGTTTTCCTTCCAAAGGCCCATTCGGGCCTTTGTTATTTCTGCGTTTCTTGATTCATCGTTCCTGCGCTTTCTCTGTCTGAATATTTTCATTAGATCTGAAACAGGTGGTGAAAATAGGAAGAATGTTTTATAAAATAAAACCACGATCACGGAAAAATGAAACATTGTTTCTATAATGCCGATATAACAGGCGTCTCGCGTGAGATTGGTGGCCTGATTTTTGAACAACCGGTGTCGGAGTAATCGACTAGCTGGGCGAGCGGAATATCAGGTTATCGGAGAGTATGCGCGTGTGGCGTCAGATTCTTCATGATAAGTTCTAAGGATTTACGGATGGCCAAAGGTAACAAGATTCCCCTAACGTTCCATACCTATCAGGATTCAGCAACTGGCACCGAAGTTGTGCGTTTAACCCCGCCCGATGTCATCTGCCACCGCAACTATTTCTACCAGAAATGTTTCTTCAATGACGGCAGCAAACTGTTGTTTGGTGCGGCATTTGATGGTCCATGGAATTACTATCTGCTGGATTTAAAAGCGCAGAATGCCACGCAGTTGACGGAAGGCAAGGGCGACAACACGTTCGGTGGTTTCCTGTCCCCGAATGACGATGCGCTGTATTACGTTAAAAATACTCGCAACCTGATGCGTGTCGATCTGGCTACGCTGGAAGAGAAAACCATTTACCAAGTGCCTGACGATTGGGTCGGTTACGGTACGTGGGTTGCCAATTCCGATTGCACTAAAATGGTCGGTATTGAGATCAAAAAAGAAGACTGGAAACCACTGACCGATTGGAAAAAATTCCAGGAGTTCTATTTCACTAATCCTTGCTGCCGCCTGATTCGCGTCGATTTGGTAACCGGTGAAGCAGAAACGATCCTTCAGGAAAATCAGTGGCTGGGTCACCCAATCTACCGTCCGGGTGATGACAACACGGTCGCTTTCTGCCACGAAGGCCCACACGATCTGGTTGATGCCCGTATGTGGTTCATCAACGAAGACGGTACCAACATGCGTAAAGTGAAAGAGCATGCTGAAGGCGAAAGCTGTACCCACGAATTCTGGGTACCAGATGGTTCCGCGATGATTTACGTCTCTTACCTTAAAGACGATACCAACCGCTATATCCGCAGTATCGATCCCGTTACGCTAGAAGATCGTCAATTGCGCATCATGCCGCCGTGTTCTCACCTGATGAGTAACTATGATGGCACACTGTTGGTTGGTGACGGCTCTGATGCGCCGGTCGACGTGCAGGATGATGGTGGCTACAAGATTGAGAACGATCCGTTCCTGTATGTTTTCAACCTGAAAACTGGCAAGGAACACCGTATTGCACAGCACAATACATCTTGGGAAGTGTTGGAAGGCGACCGTCAGGTCACTCACCCACACCCTTCTTTCACGCCGGATAATAAACAAGTTCTGTTTACTTCTGACGTAGATGGAAAGCCTGCGCTGTATCTGGCGAAGGTTCCTGATTCAGTCTGGAACTAATAATACGAATAAGTCCGCGTCACATTGTATGGCGCGGATTATTTTAAAATATTTACTTACATATTATTTTATTAAGTCTCTGACGCGGTTATTTCTCAAACTTAACTTGATTATCGTTATTGCTCCATTGCCATAATCAAAGCGTTCCCTTTATACTAAAACCATTGTTCTATTTTTTTTAAAACAAAAAAACCTGAGTAGGGTAACCACAAAAATGGCTATTGCAGATTTAGATAAACAACCCGATTCCGTGTCGTCCGTTTTAAAGGTTTTTGGTATTTTGCAGGCATTAGGTGAAGAGAGAGAAATTGGTATTACCGAGCTTTCTCAGCGCGTGATGATGTCCAAGAGTACCGTTTACCGCTTCTTGCAGACGATGAAATCCCTGGGCTATGTTGCGCAGGAAGGTGAATCGGAGAAATATTCGCTGACGCTCAAGTTGTTTGAACTTGGTGCAAAAGCATTGCAGAACGTAGATTTAATCCGCAGTGCGGATATACAGATGCGAGAGTTGTCCGCGCTAACGAGGGAAACGATCCACCTCGGTGCGTTGGATGAAGACGGCATCGTTTATATCCACAAAATTGACTCGATGTATAACCTGCGCATGTATTCGCGTATCGGTCGCCGTAATCCGCTGCACAGCACTGCAATTGGTAAAGTGCTATTGGCATGGCGAGATCGCGGTGAAGTGGAGGAAGTTCTGTCGACTGTCGAATTTACTCGCAGTACACCACATACGTTGTGCTCTGCTGAAGCTCTTCTTAATCAATTGGATATCGTGCGCGAGCAAGGCTACGGTGAAGATAAAGAAGAACAGGAAGAAGGACTGCGTTGCATTGCCGTTCCGGTATTTGATCGCTTTGGTGTTGTAATTGCTGGCCTCAGTATTTCTTTCCCAACGATTCGTTTTTCAGAAGAAAACAAACACGAATATGTGGCCACGTTGCACACCGCAGCCAGAAATATTTCTGAGCAGATGGGCTACCACGATTATCCCTTCTGATATTCCTATCGCTTGCTAAGCCTGTCCTCGTCGACAGGCTTTTTTTTATGGCGTGCCATCCC contains these protein-coding regions:
- a CDS encoding glycerophosphodiester phosphodiesterase family protein; this translates as MTKQRKGLTQELIAAQNTTVLTVAHRGVWASAPENSLAALREAIRLGVDIVEIDAQLTADSHVVVIHDDTLDRTSNMRGEVGKMMLADIRQARLRGSDGNSTWPLSNEKVPLLYEVLEEARGRIVINVDVKHEREFGVIARDIRDKGLSAGAIMKSPVNLASACFPLVSPSPDSQIPYMPLIQLQRGKTVEILRQIDDVGVAIVEANFDHIDTLIEAHVEFQRLGVRIWVNTLDCAHPLDYSDTCALVDPDAVWGALIQAGVGAIQVDHAAAFIDFRSTLLR
- the htpX gene encoding protease HtpX; amino-acid sequence: MMRIALFLITNLAVMLVFGLVLSLTGIQSSSVQGLMIMAGLFGFGGAFVSLLMSKWMALRSVGGEVIEQPRNETERWLVETVRSQSQQAGIAMPQVAIYHAPDINAFATGARRDASLVAVSTGLLQNMSRDEAEAVIAHEISHIANGDMVTMTLVQGVVNTFVIFISRLIAQVVSGFLSGSRDEGESSSGNLLVYFAVATVLELVFGILASIITMWFSRYREFHADAGSAKLVGREKMIAALQRLKTSYEPQEEGSMMAFCINGKSKSFSELFMSHPPLDKRIEALRSGEYLK
- the ogl gene encoding oligogalacturonate lyase — its product is MAKGNKIPLTFHTYQDSATGTEVVRLTPPDVICHRNYFYQKCFFNDGSKLLFGAAFDGPWNYYLLDLKAQNATQLTEGKGDNTFGGFLSPNDDALYYVKNTRNLMRVDLATLEEKTIYQVPDDWVGYGTWVANSDCTKMVGIEIKKEDWKPLTDWKKFQEFYFTNPCCRLIRVDLVTGEAETILQENQWLGHPIYRPGDDNTVAFCHEGPHDLVDARMWFINEDGTNMRKVKEHAEGESCTHEFWVPDGSAMIYVSYLKDDTNRYIRSIDPVTLEDRQLRIMPPCSHLMSNYDGTLLVGDGSDAPVDVQDDGGYKIENDPFLYVFNLKTGKEHRIAQHNTSWEVLEGDRQVTHPHPSFTPDNKQVLFTSDVDGKPALYLAKVPDSVWN
- the kdgR gene encoding DNA-binding transcriptional regulator KdgR encodes the protein MAIADLDKQPDSVSSVLKVFGILQALGEEREIGITELSQRVMMSKSTVYRFLQTMKSLGYVAQEGESEKYSLTLKLFELGAKALQNVDLIRSADIQMRELSALTRETIHLGALDEDGIVYIHKIDSMYNLRMYSRIGRRNPLHSTAIGKVLLAWRDRGEVEEVLSTVEFTRSTPHTLCSAEALLNQLDIVREQGYGEDKEEQEEGLRCIAVPVFDRFGVVIAGLSISFPTIRFSEENKHEYVATLHTAARNISEQMGYHDYPF